One genomic segment of Paraburkholderia aromaticivorans includes these proteins:
- the tssF gene encoding type VI secretion system baseplate subunit TssF, translating to MASMDPELPAYYQGELRYIHELFEEFAQQHPKIARRLGAQAGEAGDPYVERLLQSFAITAARSQMRIDRFSLDIPLRKLDGVDLNLTAPLPSLGVARFYPDAEAPHSPQGLTLARGTRLTIHAAEDATECAFLTSQPLRLWPVAITRAKPTGIPADVPALYRYVHDGQDASRVRGALRLSLATVNGMAFRSLEALDELPVYLCGEEKMASQLFELIHTSVVGIVMGVPGEFEKGGLYGAKLPGMPYMQVKHAGLEPHESLLRPVAAKFHGHRLVHEFFALPSRFGFFTITGLAAGLKQISGPEVEIVLLLAREAATLDQQIGVRDFALYCTPIVNLYPATSERLTIHPEKHEHPLTPVAERPGDYEVHSVDRVRGQLEEESEKFLFQPLDAALPDDTRRNSRYFMLRREQQLVADNERRYDTHREFVRTLTSITLLGEDREPDETGMRFLTFDAWLTNGDLPCVQPRNGVKDLTMADAKAVESVGFVRGPTAPRPPLALGAQGDAAWELVRQLHLELTVFDDEFDEPNPGEGLRLMLRPYLAAGDPAMARVLDSLVGATAGAVNDMHCWGGELHLARGIAVTLTFDESRLDGWSPFAFALVLERYVARHVSAHCFTRTTVRTTQREIFTFPTRGGTRGVF from the coding sequence ATGGCGAGTATGGACCCGGAATTACCGGCGTATTACCAGGGCGAACTGCGCTACATCCACGAACTCTTCGAGGAGTTTGCACAGCAGCACCCAAAGATTGCCCGCAGGCTCGGCGCGCAGGCAGGTGAAGCGGGCGACCCTTATGTCGAGCGCCTGCTCCAGTCCTTTGCGATAACGGCGGCGCGCTCGCAGATGCGTATCGATCGTTTTTCGCTGGACATCCCGTTGCGCAAACTGGATGGCGTCGATCTGAACCTGACCGCGCCGCTGCCGTCGCTGGGCGTGGCGCGGTTCTATCCCGATGCAGAGGCACCGCATAGTCCGCAGGGCCTGACGTTGGCGCGTGGCACGAGGCTCACGATACACGCAGCCGAAGATGCAACGGAGTGCGCGTTCCTCACGAGCCAACCGCTCAGGCTCTGGCCGGTTGCTATCACGCGCGCGAAGCCGACTGGCATTCCCGCCGACGTTCCGGCTCTCTACCGCTACGTCCACGACGGCCAGGACGCGTCGCGCGTGCGTGGGGCGCTGCGCCTGAGCCTTGCCACCGTCAACGGCATGGCGTTCCGCAGTCTTGAAGCGCTGGACGAACTGCCCGTGTACCTGTGCGGTGAGGAGAAGATGGCCTCCCAGCTCTTCGAATTGATCCATACCAGCGTGGTCGGCATCGTCATGGGTGTGCCGGGTGAATTCGAAAAGGGCGGCCTGTATGGCGCAAAGCTACCCGGCATGCCGTACATGCAAGTGAAGCACGCGGGGTTGGAGCCGCATGAAAGCCTGTTGCGTCCGGTCGCCGCGAAGTTCCACGGACACAGGCTGGTCCATGAATTCTTTGCGCTCCCATCCAGATTCGGATTCTTCACGATCACGGGCCTGGCAGCGGGGCTCAAGCAAATCAGCGGCCCTGAGGTCGAAATCGTGCTGCTGCTCGCGCGCGAGGCGGCAACACTGGACCAGCAGATCGGCGTGCGGGATTTCGCGCTGTACTGCACGCCTATCGTCAATCTGTACCCCGCGACGAGCGAGCGGCTCACCATCCACCCGGAGAAGCACGAGCATCCGCTCACGCCCGTGGCGGAGCGGCCTGGCGACTACGAGGTTCATTCGGTCGATCGTGTCAGGGGACAACTGGAAGAGGAGTCGGAGAAGTTCCTCTTCCAGCCGCTCGACGCGGCACTGCCCGACGACACCCGCCGCAACTCGCGGTATTTCATGCTGCGCCGCGAGCAGCAACTGGTGGCGGATAACGAACGGCGATATGACACGCACCGTGAGTTCGTGCGCACGCTCACCTCGATCACGCTCCTTGGCGAGGACCGCGAGCCGGACGAAACAGGCATGCGGTTTCTGACCTTCGACGCCTGGTTGACGAACGGGGATCTGCCTTGCGTGCAGCCACGCAATGGCGTGAAGGACTTGACGATGGCGGACGCGAAGGCGGTCGAGAGCGTCGGCTTCGTGCGCGGGCCGACCGCTCCCAGGCCTCCGCTCGCGCTCGGCGCGCAGGGCGACGCGGCCTGGGAGCTCGTCCGCCAGCTTCATCTTGAGTTGACCGTCTTTGACGACGAATTCGACGAGCCCAATCCCGGCGAAGGCCTGCGGCTGATGCTCCGCCCGTATCTGGCAGCCGGCGATCCGGCAATGGCCCGAGTTCTCGACAGCCTGGTCGGGGCAACGGCCGGCGCGGTCAATGATATGCATTGCTGGGGCGGCGAGTTGCATCTCGCGCGCGGCATCGCGGTCACGCTCACCTTTGACGAGTCGCGGCTCGACGGCTGGTCGCCCTTTGCGTTCGCGCTGGTGCTGGAGCGCTACGTCGCGCGGCACGTCTCGGCGCATTGCTTTACGCGCACCACGGTACGCACCACGCAGCGTGAGATTTTTACGTTCCCGACGCGTGGCGGCACGCGCGGTGTCTTCTGA